The DNA sequence AGCACAGCAGGCGTGCTTACAGGCGTTGTACCCATTAGCAGTGCCATGCTTTCTGTTTTTCTCTTAGGTGAGGAAGTCTCGTATGCCCATCTCATCGGCATCGGATGTATAATCGCAGCGATATATTGGCTTGCCAGACAATCGGCGAAGCATACAGAGAGTGTGCATGGATAAGGAAAAAACGCGGCCGGACGGGATTTTCCCCCATCTGTCGCGTTTTTTCTTTTTCGTCGGCTGCTTATTTCACAAAATGATGTGTCTCATAATATTGCTCTATGATAGCGGCACCTTCCTGATACAGATCGCTCTCTACACCGCCTTCAACCAGGGCCTCTGTAAGATCGGCAAGTGAATCGAGCGCGTAGGCCAACGGCCAATGCACACCCGGATCAGCCTTCATGATCTCACCGTAGTGGTGTAAATACTTCACTAAGAAGCGTTCAAGTATGAAATGGCGCACGAGATTGTGTTCAAGCAAATAGTCACGCAGATGCATATCGGTAGTGAAGGCTGCGAATTGCTCCAGGCCGTGCTGGCCGCATGCAATGCCAGCGCGCACCGCTGCGATGTCCAGCGTTTCATCGCACCAGCCGTATTGTGTGATGATGTCATACATATCTTTTGCTTCAAACACTTCGTGCTCCATGTCATGCCATGTGATATAGCGGGTATACAGGGGGAGATAGGTGCTTTCATACGCTGCCAGATGGAAGGCCGGGTTGCGGGCGGCCGGATTTTCTTCATCCAGCCATACAGGATGCCCATTTCTAGAAAGCTGAATGAGCGCATCTGCATAGTGCGCAGCCGGTTCGGTTAATCCATAGACAAAAATTGCTGTTCGCCAAAATTCCCGCTCTGCAATGCATGTACCATGAAAAGAAATATCGAGCGGGAATGTTCCGTATTCTTCCGCGTGATTTGTTACATACGGAATGTACTCATTGATGAGCATGTCAATGGCCTGCGCATAGGCATCCGCATGTTCTTGATTTTCAATATGCAGTGCTGCGGTATGCGTACCGGTACGTGTATCAATGATAACGTCCATATGTATGTATGATCTCCTTTTTTGAATGGTGCTCAATTACGTATGCGTTTCTACATCGTCCCATTCCTGATCCATGAATCGTATCAGCCAATTCAAGGCATAATGCCGCTCCATGACCACGCCTCCATCGAGATTTCCGGATGCAGCAGTTCCATCGAGGTGGGCCTGGCGCACCGCCCAATGCAGCCGGAAAATCAGATCCCCTTCGTCCAACAGCTCCTCTTTTGTTCGCAAAACAGCCTGCTGTATGAAGCTTTCCGTTGTACGATCCGCCATTTGCTGCACCGCAAAGGGAACATCACAAATCGTATCAGGGTAGGCTAGAGTATCGACATAGCCGAGCGACCAGAGCAAAACCCAGTAACACTCATACTTCCATGTGAATTGAATGCGGTCATGCTTACTTGGGTTTTCCTCGTATATAAACGCTTTTTCACCCGGGGTGAACGAATCTGCCAGATTGTACTTTTCTACTAAATCCAAAACGGTTTCCTGTTCTAACCCTTCTCCTTTCACAGCGGTAAGGCATACACACAGCGCCCGCTTAGCAACCTCCTCGACGGATCGCATGGGAAAGTCATCCTCGATCACCGGCAGATGGGGATTGATCCGAACACCATGCTGGGCGAGGACTTTTTCTGACCGTTTCTTTCTTTTGGATGGTTTGCTAAGAAAAACATTCATAGAATATCTCCTTTAATATATTTCTGTATTTTGCGGCTTGCCGTAGATTGGTTAATCCCCAGCATATCAGCAACTTTATATGAGCTTGTATTGATGTCATACGCCATGCGAATCAACTGCTTTTCCATCTCTTCCTGTGCCTGTTTAAGCGAACAGATTTCCATTACTTTCACAACGCAGCCGCTGTCTGTTTCTTTATATAAAATGTCTTCCGGCAGATCGTCAAGTGTGATGCTGTTTTCTTCGCAGGTCACAACCATTCGCTCGATTGCATTCTCCAACTCCCGGACATTGCCGGGCCAACCATAGTGAATCAGCGCATTTTCTGCTTCTAGGGAGACGCTGATCGACAGACCGTATTTTTCATTATATTTTTTGAGAAAATAGTCAATCATGTAGGACACATCCTCAGGCCGAGTTCGCAGAGGCGGGATGTGGATGGGGACAACATGCAGGCGGTAAAATAAATCCTCGCGAAATTGTTTGTTTTCAACCAGTTCTTTTATGTTTTTGTTCGTCGCAGCAATAATGCGCACATCAATATCGATCGATTTTGTGCTTCCCAGAGGATCAATTTTTCGATCCTGAAGCACCTTAAGCAGCTTGACCTGCAGATGGAGCGGCATTTCCGCGATTTCATCGAGGAAAAGCGTGCCGCCGTTCGCCTGCTCGATGACTCCTTTTTTTCCTTCTTTTTTGGCGCCGGTAAAGGCTCCGCTATCGTACCCGAACAGCTCTGATTCAATCAGCGCCTCAGGAATGGCCCCGCAGTTAATGTGCACAAACGGGCCGTCTTTGCGCAGGCTTTTGTGATGAATATTTTTGGCGAATACTCCTTTGCCTACGCCGGATTCTCCGGTAATCAGAATGGTTGAATCGACAGCGGCGATTTTAGTAATCATCTTCATGATTTTTCGCATATTGGGCGAAACCGCGATAATGTCTGCAGGCTGTTCATGAAAGCTCTGCAGCTCTTCCAATTCAGATTTGTATGTCTGGACGATTGCTGCACTGCGCTCTATTTTTTCTTTGAGGTGCCTGATCTCCGTGATGTCCCGCGAGTTAAAAATAATGCTCGTCATCTCGCCGTCCGCATCAAACACCGGGTTTGCAATCACATGGACAGTCTTTCCCGTTTTGGTGCGCTGAATCATGGATACCTTCTCTTTCCGCTCTTTTACAATGGGATAGAGAGCGGGGGAGAAGAGACCGTTTCGTTCAAGTTCATTTACGTGCTTCCCGATGAGCTGGCTGCGTTCAAGACCGTACAGCGCTTCACCGGTTGAATTAACGAACAATGTTTTTCCGGAACCATCCGTTATAAAAATCTCATCCAAAGAAGAATCCAGAATCTGTTCAAGCTGTAAGGGAAGACGAATGAGAGTCTCGAATTGATTTAGTATAGGATCGTTCATAACAACCCCCCTCTTTTCTATGGAGCTTGATGTTCTATCAGCGCTATTTTTCAGAATTATTATAACACACATACCCTTTCATACAGCAGATATGCTTTTCTGTGTGCATGACATTCCTCTCGGATTACCAATGGGCAAAAGCATTACCAATCATGCATTCATGCATTACTTTGCGGTATGGCCGGGTGCGTGGTTGGTTTTTCTATGAGAAATACGGTTGGCATGGAATTTGAATGGAGTAATAGAGTGAACAGATGCATGCACATCATTCAAATATGTCGAGGGAGGAATAGCGTGATGGATATGATGCAAACAGCCGCTGCCGCGGCATCAAAAAAGAAATACGACGAACTTGTTGAGTTGGACAAGAAACATTTTCTACATCCCACATCTTCGATCCAGCAGCAGCAGGAACGAGGTCCCGCTTTTATTTTTACGGAAGGGGAAGGGATTTATTTAAAAGATATAAATGGTCATACGGTCATTGATGGCTTCTCGAGCCTATGGAACGTAAACATTGGACATGGGCGGGAAGAGCTGGGGAAAGCAGCGATGGAACAAATG is a window from the Aneurinibacillus sp. REN35 genome containing:
- a CDS encoding sigma-54 interaction domain-containing protein, producing MNDPILNQFETLIRLPLQLEQILDSSLDEIFITDGSGKTLFVNSTGEALYGLERSQLIGKHVNELERNGLFSPALYPIVKERKEKVSMIQRTKTGKTVHVIANPVFDADGEMTSIIFNSRDITEIRHLKEKIERSAAIVQTYKSELEELQSFHEQPADIIAVSPNMRKIMKMITKIAAVDSTILITGESGVGKGVFAKNIHHKSLRKDGPFVHINCGAIPEALIESELFGYDSGAFTGAKKEGKKGVIEQANGGTLFLDEIAEMPLHLQVKLLKVLQDRKIDPLGSTKSIDIDVRIIAATNKNIKELVENKQFREDLFYRLHVVPIHIPPLRTRPEDVSYMIDYFLKKYNEKYGLSISVSLEAENALIHYGWPGNVRELENAIERMVVTCEENSITLDDLPEDILYKETDSGCVVKVMEICSLKQAQEEMEKQLIRMAYDINTSSYKVADMLGINQSTASRKIQKYIKGDIL
- a CDS encoding DUF4272 domain-containing protein — encoded protein: MNVFLSKPSKRKKRSEKVLAQHGVRINPHLPVIEDDFPMRSVEEVAKRALCVCLTAVKGEGLEQETVLDLVEKYNLADSFTPGEKAFIYEENPSKHDRIQFTWKYECYWVLLWSLGYVDTLAYPDTICDVPFAVQQMADRTTESFIQQAVLRTKEELLDEGDLIFRLHWAVRQAHLDGTAASGNLDGGVVMERHYALNWLIRFMDQEWDDVETHT